One segment of Calliopsis andreniformis isolate RMS-2024a chromosome 1, iyCalAndr_principal, whole genome shotgun sequence DNA contains the following:
- the LOC143183262 gene encoding uncharacterized protein LOC143183262 has translation MTTMMQRRTPQEYRKCSWCEKDKKVYPFQWRFSTTPGYALYVRAQSNTSSLSFHSHQTCNIKTRRYVDVREIIFLFEFEIAAKNARMNLRANAKGDLAKLDCSSHDALNTTLRTAANETNAKSKQPSNSNVTQYFAALGYFLKFQSLFTKI, from the exons ATGACGACGATGATGCAGCGGCGAACTCCGCAAGAGTACCGAAAATGCAGCTGGTGTGAGAAAGACAAGAAGGTGTATCCTTTTCAATG GCGATTTTCCACAACGCCTGGCTACGCCCTGTACGTTCGCGCACAGAGTAACACTTCATCACTTTCGTTTCATTCGCACCAGACGTGTAACATAAAGACACGTAGATACGTAGATGTACGCGagattatttttcttttcgaGTTCGAGATCGCGGCTAAAAACGCACGAATGAATCTCCGAGCCAACGCAAAAGGCGACCTCGCCAAGCTCGACTGCTCCTCGCACGACGCACTGAATACTACTCTGCGCACTGCTGCCAACGAAACGAATGCAAAGTCCAAGCAACCATCAAACAGTAACGTAACGCAATATTTTGCTGCCCTGGGATATTTTCTGAAATTTCAATCTCTATTTACGAAAATCTAA